In Terriglobales bacterium, the genomic stretch TCATCCCGGCAAGGAATGAAGCCGCCTTCATCGAGCCAAACCTTGTATCGTTACTGGAACAAACCTGCAACCGCTCGCTTCACATTTTGTTGGTTGATGATGGCAGCACTGACGCCACCGTCCACATTGCTCGCCAGGCAACTCAAAAAATTGTAAGCCAGGGAGGCGGCCCGGCATCGTTCAACCTCATTCAAGGCCAGCCGCTTCCGCCGGGATGGTCGGGAAAGTTGTGGGCCATGCAGCAGGGAATCGAAGCGGCTTGCCGGCTCAATCCCACATTCTTCATGTTTTCCGATGCCGACATTGTGTATCGCCCGGAAAACGTAGCTGCTCTGGTGGCGATCGCTCAGGCCGGAGGCTACGACCTCGCATCGTTCATGGTGAAATTGCATTGCCAAAGCTTCGCGGAGAAGCTTCTAATTCCTGCATTCGTATATTTTTTCTTTCAGCTTTACCCGCCTTCTTGGATTGCCGATCCCAAGCGCTCCACCGCCGGAGCCGCCGGGGGATGTCTCCTCATCCGCCCTGAAGCCCTGGCTCGCGCCGGAGGACTCGAAGCCATTCGCAATGAAATTATTGACGATTGTTCTCTCGCCAGAGCCGTAAAAGGCAGCGGCAGCAAGGTGTGGCTGGGGCTCACAGATTCTGCCAGAAGTATCCGCCCCTATGATTCGTTTCGCACGATCGGCCGCATGATCTCGCGCAACGCCTTCAGCCAACTGCGGCATTCGACTCTGCTGCTCGCGGTTGCGCTACTTGGACTCACCATCACCTACCTTCTTCCTCCGGCGTTGCTATTCGCGACCCGGCCGCTTCCCGCGTTGCTCGCGGCCGTAGCGTGGGCGCTGATGACAATCACATATTTTCCGCTCGTAAGGTTTTACCGGCTGCATCCGCTCTGGGCATTGACGCTGCCCGTGACCGCTCTGTTCTACATGGCCGCCACCCTGCATTCTGCCGTGAGTTTTTGGAGGGGCCGCGGAGGTCAGTGGAAGGGAAGAGTACAGGACCAGAAAATAACCGACTCACTGGAGAAGCGAAGCCTGAATCCACTCTAGCGGAACCCTATGCCGCGCCCCCACACTCAGCGACGGATCGGCCTGGCCCGGGCCATCTCGAAACTTGGTTATTGCTCCCGCGCCCAGGCCGCGCGATTAATTCGCGATGGCAAGGTCAAGCTCAACCACGCCGTCCGTCACGACCCGGAAACTCCCGTCAACCTGCAAGACGACGCAATCGAAGTAGACGGCCAGCCGATCGCTGCCGGCCCCAAGACTTACCTCATGCTTAACAAACCCCGTAACGTCGTCACGACCGCTTCCGACGAAAAAGGCCGCGACACCGTCTATTCACTCCTCTCCCCGAACCTGCCATGGCTCGCGCCCGTGGGCCGCCTGGACAAAGCCAGCGAAGGTCTGCTGTTGCTGACCAACGATTCAGAGTGGGCGGCGCGCATCACCTCGCCGGAGAGTCACCTCGAAAAGACCTATCACGTGCAGATCGCCGGCATAGCAGACGCCAGGCTGCTCACGACTCTGCGCCAGGGCGTCAGCGATCAACGCGACTTTCTCCGCGTCAAAGCTGCCCGTATGATTCGCATCGGCCAGCGCAATACCTGGCTCGAGATTGTGCTCGATGAGGGCAAGAACCGCCACATCCGCCGCCTGCTGGCGCATCTCAGCGTCGACGTTCTGCGGCTGGTGCGCATCGCCGTCGGACCACTTCAATTGGGAGACCTACCCAAGCGCGGCTCTCGATTGCTTACCGCCGGCGAGAAGCGGGCTCTGGATGAGGCCATGGCTCTCGCACCTCGGGAACGCAGCCGAAGCTCGTCGTCAGTCGCCCGCGCCCCTACTCGTAGAAGTTCCTGATCCAGCGATACTTTCGGACCTTCTGGAGCACCGCGGGCGGCAGCGGCCCCGCATCCGACGCCGCGGCATTCGGGCCCACGTGAGCCGGCGTACGCATTCCCGGTATCACCGTCGAAACCGCCGGGTGGCTCAGACAGAAGCGCAACGCGATCTCCGGCAGCTGCTCCGGAGTAATACCAAGATCTTTCGTCAGCCGCTGCACGCGCTCCCATACTTGTTGCTTGCGGTCTCCCCCAAAATACTGGTGCCGAAAGTCGCCCTCCGGAAACTTCGTCTCCGGCCGAATCTTGCCCGTTAGGCTGCCCTCGTCGAAGGGCACACGGGCGATCACCCCAATCTTGTTCTTTTGGCAGTAGGGAAGCAGCTTGTCTTCAGGAGCCTGATCGAAAATGTTGTAAATCACCTGCACCGTATCAAGGAGTCCGGTCTCAAGACCTTTCAGCGAGTTGTCGGGCTGGTGATCATTGATGGATATCCCTACGAACCTGGCCTTGCCCGAGCTCTTGATCTCGCGGGCCGTGTCCAGCCACTCTTGTTCTTTCGCCCACTCGTCGGTCCACACGTGGAATTGGTACACATCCACGTGTTCGCGTCCCAGGTTCTTTAGGGTCTTATCCAGGCAGGAGAGGACGTACTCTTTTGGAAAAACTTCCTCCAGCGGGGTGCCTCGTTGTGCCGGCCAGACGAAATTCTTGGGCGGCACTTTGCTGGCAATAACCACGTCCTTGGATTTTCCGAATGCACGCGCCAGAAGTTGTTCGCTGTGGCCCATGCCATAGGCCAGTGCCGTGTCGAAAAAATTCACCCCGGCATCGCGCGCCGCTTTCAGCGACTTGAGGGAGACTTCATCCTCGGCGCCCATCCACTCGCTCTTCCCAATTCCCCAGGCGCCGTAACCAATCTCGCTCACCTCGAGCCCCGTCCTGCCCAGTTGCCGATATTTCATCGCTCGCTCTCAGCGTCCGCCGCTCATACCAGCGCGGGCGCGCCTGTAGTTTATCGCAGGCGGTTGGGGGCCTCTGCTCCAAGGCTAGATCGGCGGGTCGTCCTCCTCCACCAAGTCGAGGCGTTTGAGCAGGACGGAAACCAGGCTACCGCCGTTGGCGTTCAACTCTTCGTGTTGCTTGATGGAGAGCAGCTCACCAGCAGTCTCAGGATAGTCCTGGCGAACCAAGGCTTCGGCGACGTCGGGCTGGATCTGCTTCAGATTGTGGGCAGCAGTTTGCAGGGCGTAAAGCATGAGGCCGGCTTTGCGCTCGGTGAGGGCATCGGTGGTGATGGCTTCGAGCACGCGCATCAGGCTGACCTGGACGGCGGCAGCGTCCTCCAGCGGCGGCAGTGCAATGGGGTGCTGAATAATGGGGTGCTGAATAGTGCCTACAGGACGAGCGCTCGTGCGACGGCGCGGACGTTGGCGGAAACTCTGGTGGAAGTGGCAGTAGAGTTTGCCGCGCATCGCGGGCGACCCGCAGCGCAGTCCATTGATGTGTTTGTGAGAACAACGTGGCACCGACTTTGGCAATTGCATTGCGGAACCTATCCCCTGTGGTCTACAAAAAAGTGGTCTAGAAAACTGACGGTGCTCGCAAGCAGAGCACAGAAGTAGTCTGGAGAAATCGCGGGATATTAAGCAAGGGGAAAGTGGAGTGGAGAGGGAAATTCCAGCTGGGCAACGCCCGTCCAGGGACCTACACCTACGGTTTACAAAAAGCAGCGGAGGATCGCAGCCCTTTCTCGCAAGCCGCCCGAGCTAGGAGTAAGATAATTTGGCATCAGGATGGTGGCGACATCCGTCGAAGTCACCCGGTGATCGCATGATTACATCGGATCTAAA encodes the following:
- a CDS encoding glycosyltransferase; this encodes MQPFTPAALAAATLVCLMWIYLLVGRGRFWRVGVEAPERVGELKASVAVIIPARNEAAFIEPNLVSLLEQTCNRSLHILLVDDGSTDATVHIARQATQKIVSQGGGPASFNLIQGQPLPPGWSGKLWAMQQGIEAACRLNPTFFMFSDADIVYRPENVAALVAIAQAGGYDLASFMVKLHCQSFAEKLLIPAFVYFFFQLYPPSWIADPKRSTAGAAGGCLLIRPEALARAGGLEAIRNEIIDDCSLARAVKGSGSKVWLGLTDSARSIRPYDSFRTIGRMISRNAFSQLRHSTLLLAVALLGLTITYLLPPALLFATRPLPALLAAVAWALMTITYFPLVRFYRLHPLWALTLPVTALFYMAATLHSAVSFWRGRGGQWKGRVQDQKITDSLEKRSLNPL
- a CDS encoding aldo/keto reductase; amino-acid sequence: MKYRQLGRTGLEVSEIGYGAWGIGKSEWMGAEDEVSLKSLKAARDAGVNFFDTALAYGMGHSEQLLARAFGKSKDVVIASKVPPKNFVWPAQRGTPLEEVFPKEYVLSCLDKTLKNLGREHVDVYQFHVWTDEWAKEQEWLDTAREIKSSGKARFVGISINDHQPDNSLKGLETGLLDTVQVIYNIFDQAPEDKLLPYCQKNKIGVIARVPFDEGSLTGKIRPETKFPEGDFRHQYFGGDRKQQVWERVQRLTKDLGITPEQLPEIALRFCLSHPAVSTVIPGMRTPAHVGPNAAASDAGPLPPAVLQKVRKYRWIRNFYE
- a CDS encoding pseudouridine synthase; translated protein: MPRPHTQRRIGLARAISKLGYCSRAQAARLIRDGKVKLNHAVRHDPETPVNLQDDAIEVDGQPIAAGPKTYLMLNKPRNVVTTASDEKGRDTVYSLLSPNLPWLAPVGRLDKASEGLLLLTNDSEWAARITSPESHLEKTYHVQIAGIADARLLTTLRQGVSDQRDFLRVKAARMIRIGQRNTWLEIVLDEGKNRHIRRLLAHLSVDVLRLVRIAVGPLQLGDLPKRGSRLLTAGEKRALDEAMALAPRERSRSSSSVARAPTRRSS